A single Tenacibaculum sp. Bg11-29 DNA region contains:
- a CDS encoding nuclear transport factor 2 family protein — protein sequence MKKAIIIVLSIAAFTSCNSIQKKATIKGNKLKKESKMENLKTIAQEAQEAFFKEYSSEGIKKYFTTDYIQHNPHVPTGIAPVLGFLPVLKKANTTYTTHRILQDGEFIILHNSYHNAEALGGKEVVAFDVWRMQDGKAAEHWDNITTKVEQTASGRSQVDGVTDITDVNKTAANKEIVKNFVNDVLFGKAPEKITNYVSTEEYHQHNPMVKDGLDGLGEAIAYLTSQNNMFNYQKLHKVLGEGNFVLTMSEGEWNGKPQAFYDLFRLKDNKIVEHWDVIQEIPAEMAHTNGKF from the coding sequence ATGAAAAAAGCAATCATTATTGTGTTGAGCATCGCAGCTTTTACAAGCTGTAATTCAATTCAAAAAAAAGCAACAATAAAAGGAAATAAATTAAAGAAAGAATCTAAAATGGAAAATTTAAAAACAATTGCACAAGAAGCACAAGAGGCTTTTTTTAAAGAGTATAGCTCAGAAGGAATTAAAAAATATTTTACAACTGATTATATTCAACATAATCCTCATGTGCCAACAGGAATAGCACCAGTATTGGGGTTTCTTCCTGTCTTAAAAAAAGCAAATACAACTTATACTACGCATAGAATTTTACAAGATGGTGAATTTATTATTTTACATAATTCATATCATAATGCTGAAGCTTTAGGAGGTAAAGAGGTAGTGGCGTTTGATGTTTGGAGAATGCAAGATGGTAAAGCTGCTGAACATTGGGATAATATAACGACTAAAGTTGAGCAAACAGCTAGTGGACGTTCTCAAGTTGATGGTGTTACTGATATTACTGATGTAAATAAAACAGCTGCAAATAAAGAAATTGTAAAAAACTTTGTAAACGATGTGTTGTTTGGTAAAGCACCTGAAAAAATTACAAACTATGTAAGTACTGAAGAGTATCATCAGCATAACCCTATGGTTAAAGACGGTTTGGATGGTTTAGGGGAAGCAATTGCGTATTTAACATCACAAAATAATATGTTTAATTATCAAAAACTGCATAAAGTATTAGGTGAGGGTAATTTCGTTTTAACTATGAGTGAAGGTGAATGGAACGGAAAACCACAAGCATTTTATGACTTATTTAGATTAAAAGACAATAAAATAGTCGAACACTGGGATGTAATTCAAGAAATTCCTGCTGAAATGGCGCATACAAATGGAAAGTTTTAA
- a CDS encoding AraC family transcriptional regulator encodes MSKEIPHLLFESKSSEIKGIEIITLENLESKKDIFDHLPERAHQLEFYQLAFYTNGKTEHLVDFVWHTVESNAIIYVSKGQVNAFKFNKGVKGYLLLFTEEYFKNQLANIPQNTAIRLLTPQLFSPKVQVPEASNILTYIQLFFNEFYKVSENFNKKHIIDSLFNIIFSKLEEIKKNQTDYIKESEKFKLFLSFQTFLKNDFVFNKNADYYAEKLNITYKHLNVVCKEIINKTAKQYIDEFVILEAKRNLINSSIKSTELAYLMGFEESTNFVKYFKKHTGFTPNTFKNNNI; translated from the coding sequence ATGAGTAAAGAAATACCTCACTTACTATTTGAATCTAAATCTTCTGAAATAAAAGGAATAGAAATAATTACTTTAGAGAATTTAGAAAGTAAAAAAGATATTTTTGATCATTTACCAGAAAGAGCGCATCAATTAGAATTTTATCAACTAGCTTTTTATACAAATGGAAAAACTGAACATTTAGTCGATTTTGTATGGCATACAGTAGAAAGTAATGCTATTATCTATGTCTCCAAAGGACAAGTGAATGCTTTTAAATTTAATAAAGGTGTAAAAGGGTATCTACTTCTTTTTACTGAAGAGTACTTTAAGAACCAGCTTGCTAATATTCCTCAAAATACAGCCATTAGATTATTAACTCCTCAACTTTTTTCTCCAAAAGTTCAAGTTCCTGAAGCTTCTAATATCCTAACGTATATTCAACTTTTTTTTAATGAGTTTTACAAGGTATCTGAAAACTTTAATAAAAAGCACATTATAGATTCTTTATTTAATATCATCTTTTCTAAGCTTGAAGAAATTAAAAAAAATCAAACAGACTATATTAAGGAGTCCGAAAAATTTAAACTCTTTTTAAGTTTTCAAACCTTTTTAAAAAATGATTTTGTATTCAATAAAAATGCGGATTATTACGCTGAGAAATTAAATATTACCTACAAGCATTTAAATGTAGTTTGTAAAGAAATAATTAATAAAACCGCAAAACAATATATAGATGAGTTTGTAATTTTAGAAGCTAAAAGAAATTTAATAAATTCTAGCATTAAAAGTACAGAGTTAGCTTATTTAATGGGTTTTGAAGAATCAACTAATTTTGTGAAATATTTCAAAAAACATACAGGATTTACCCCAAATACTTTTAAAAATAATAATATTTAG
- a CDS encoding DUF2892 domain-containing protein: protein MLNKYFRIIVGSFVLISVVLTVYVNPNWIWFTVFIGLNLIQSAFTKWCLLETILMKVFKIQK, encoded by the coding sequence ATGTTAAATAAATATTTTAGAATTATCGTTGGTTCTTTTGTTTTAATAAGTGTAGTATTAACGGTTTATGTAAATCCTAATTGGATATGGTTTACCGTGTTTATTGGCTTGAATTTAATTCAGTCAGCATTTACAAAATGGTGTTTGTTAGAGACCATTTTGATGAAAGTGTTTAAGATTCAGAAATAG